A stretch of Borrelia turcica IST7 DNA encodes these proteins:
- a CDS encoding fructose-specific PTS transporter subunit EIIC: MKHLFSKNLILLNYEAKSKDDVIEKMATMLNENGYLKDKETFVNSIKIREETNGTGLEEHIAMPHAKGNFVNKHGIAILRVTGDGFDFNASDAKLSKLFFMMAVPEEITGNTHIKVISSLNNIFNNETLREEIMNTNDTDRFLEIILNSNTDEITNKSNSTNFILAVTACPVGIAHTYMAADSLRRAAAELNVEIKVETNGSSGIENLITEDEIRRAKGIIIASGKTVQKERFNGKPLIEVGVKDGIHKAKELIQNILENKAQIYKNKTVKVENEQSTKTGGAYKHLMNGVSFMLPFVVSGGIIIAISFMFGIKAFDPNDPTYNKIADILMQIGGNNAFFLMIPILAGYISFSIAERPGLAPGMITGLMMSKGNAGFLGGILAGFIAGYITLGVKSISRKTIPQTLSGINPVLIYPFFSVLISGFLVYLLLAPISFINISITNMLNTLSGTNMALLGALLGGMMAVDMGGPVNKAAYAFGIAMITANNYIPHASVMAGGMIPPLGVALATSIFSNKFSKEEKETGKVCYFLGACFITEGVIPLVAADPLKVIPACILGSSIGGFLSALFEVKLMAPHGGIFILPIVTNPLMWIISILIGSVVTAITLGFIKRDRN, translated from the coding sequence ATGAAACATTTATTCTCTAAAAACCTAATATTATTGAACTACGAAGCTAAAAGCAAAGACGATGTAATTGAAAAAATGGCAACCATGCTTAATGAAAACGGATATCTAAAAGATAAAGAGACTTTTGTAAACAGTATAAAAATCAGAGAAGAAACAAATGGAACGGGACTTGAAGAACACATTGCAATGCCACATGCAAAGGGAAATTTCGTTAATAAACACGGAATAGCTATACTGAGAGTTACGGGCGATGGATTTGATTTTAATGCTTCTGATGCAAAACTCTCAAAATTATTCTTTATGATGGCTGTTCCCGAAGAGATTACAGGAAATACCCATATTAAAGTAATATCTTCCCTTAATAACATATTCAACAACGAAACCTTAAGAGAAGAAATTATGAACACAAATGATACAGATAGGTTTTTAGAAATTATTTTAAATAGTAACACAGATGAAATAACCAATAAATCTAATTCTACGAATTTTATCTTAGCCGTAACAGCTTGTCCTGTAGGAATTGCGCATACATACATGGCAGCCGATAGCCTAAGGCGCGCTGCTGCTGAACTAAATGTAGAGATAAAAGTAGAAACTAATGGCTCTAGTGGCATTGAGAATCTAATAACAGAAGATGAAATAAGAAGAGCAAAAGGTATAATCATTGCATCTGGAAAAACTGTCCAGAAGGAAAGGTTTAATGGAAAACCATTAATTGAAGTTGGTGTAAAAGATGGCATACACAAAGCAAAAGAGCTTATTCAAAATATTCTTGAAAACAAAGCACAAATTTACAAAAACAAAACTGTAAAGGTAGAAAACGAGCAGTCCACAAAAACAGGCGGAGCTTATAAACATTTAATGAACGGTGTCTCTTTTATGCTTCCATTTGTAGTCTCAGGAGGAATAATAATTGCAATATCATTCATGTTTGGAATTAAAGCATTTGATCCAAATGATCCAACCTACAATAAAATAGCAGACATTTTAATGCAAATTGGAGGTAATAATGCCTTCTTCTTAATGATTCCAATACTTGCTGGTTACATTTCATTCAGCATAGCAGAGCGTCCTGGACTTGCGCCCGGAATGATTACAGGACTCATGATGAGTAAAGGAAATGCTGGTTTCTTAGGTGGAATATTAGCAGGATTTATTGCAGGATACATAACTTTAGGTGTAAAATCAATAAGCCGTAAAACCATACCTCAAACTTTAAGTGGAATAAACCCTGTTTTAATTTACCCTTTTTTCTCAGTTCTCATATCAGGATTTTTAGTATATCTATTACTAGCACCAATTTCATTTATTAATATATCAATAACAAATATGCTAAACACACTTAGTGGCACAAATATGGCACTACTTGGTGCATTGCTAGGTGGAATGATGGCAGTAGACATGGGTGGACCTGTAAACAAAGCAGCATATGCATTTGGAATTGCAATGATAACCGCAAACAATTATATTCCCCATGCAAGCGTAATGGCAGGCGGAATGATACCTCCACTCGGAGTCGCACTTGCAACAAGCATTTTCAGTAATAAATTCTCAAAAGAAGAGAAAGAAACTGGTAAAGTTTGCTATTTCCTAGGTGCATGTTTTATTACAGAAGGAGTAATTCCCCTAGTAGCAGCAGACCCTTTAAAAGTAATACCTGCCTGTATACTGGGCTCTTCCATAGGAGGATTCTTATCTGCACTATTTGAAGTAAAACTTATGGCTCCACATGGCGGTATCTTTATTCTTCCAATAGTCACTAACCCCTTAATGTGGATTATATCAATCTTAATAGGAAGTGTAGTAACAGCCATAACCCTAGGATTTATAAAAAGAGATAGGAATTAA
- the mfd gene encoding transcription-repair coupling factor yields MNIEKELTANLKDNNDFKKIKQFIEQKIPFTLIGYEGFFKAFLLNKIKEYSKSKSAILIVKNENILDEIKADLMQITDKIYELNYFSSLVYKGISSQSKVFSERVKFLINFYENNPGIYVVSIKSLLSKIPNKKNLLKNIYKLQKEKIINIKTFEKKLTKLGYEQTTRVTLPGEFTIKGEVIDIYSFDKTEPIRISLNSDKIEEIKAFNPFTQLKEGNELSGFEIIPKKEIIWDDLNINKLRQQIKENEHKELFEDIKTKHNAKTEEIFYSLIGDTYLSQEIKKDTPIINFELSNFQEEIKKIHKEHEKLYSQAIEAGRKTIAPKEIFINPKDLKLETNIFFSSPENVQTEEFIEFQIESERCFFSNIILAKNEINNWLKDGFRVIIAAESRSQKEKLKYLFKDLPKIKIEVLKISSSLIINTEKIAIILESDIFNRKQKINKDFESSKTKIIDSFVEVEKNSHVVHINHGIGIFRQVKRIKTSFLEKDYIEIEYADNEKLFIPIEQTHLIQKYIGNNTQNIKLDKISSKTWEKKKAYTKKRIDEIADKLVSLYSERESIKGFKYPKDNEWQLLFESEFPYDETPDQLTAIEEIKKDMMSFKVMDRLLCGDVGFGKTEVAMRAAFKAVMSKKQVAILSPTTILTEQHFNTFKRRFKNFPIKIAMMSRFIKKSKEREIIKKLALGEIDIIIGTHKILSKNLIYKDLGLIIIDEEQRFGVREKEKLKEIKVSVDCLSLSATPIPRSLHMSLIKLRDISVLKIPPKNRIKIETYVEEFNEALIKHAIENELSRDGQVFFVHHNIKELDSIKVILEKIIPYARIATIHAKLTGDQIENIMHDFINKSYQILLATTIIENGIDIENANTIIINNANRFGLSQLYQLKGRVGRSSQKAFAYLLYKENSSLNENAIERLRSISEFSDLGAGFKIAMKDMEIRGVGNLLGREQHGEIESIGLDYYSTMLNKAIEQRMGKSSQENEITIEINYNGFIPDSYVDNEQDKILIYKKISGIQSEEENKKIRAEIYDRFGSIPKELNTLLTLAEIKTLAKKFNILSLKERNELLEIEYSNTESIPIKKVMEIIKDNPTTLKINPKYQNSIFLNLNNNKESDKINYIYKNLNLLL; encoded by the coding sequence ATGAATATAGAAAAAGAATTAACTGCTAATCTAAAAGATAATAATGATTTTAAAAAAATAAAACAATTCATCGAACAAAAAATACCATTTACATTAATAGGGTATGAAGGATTTTTTAAGGCTTTCTTACTAAACAAAATAAAAGAATACAGCAAAAGCAAAAGTGCTATTCTAATAGTTAAAAATGAAAACATCTTAGACGAAATCAAAGCTGATTTAATGCAAATCACAGATAAAATATACGAACTAAACTACTTCAGTTCCCTTGTATACAAAGGGATCAGTTCACAAAGTAAAGTCTTTAGTGAACGAGTAAAATTCTTAATAAACTTTTATGAAAACAATCCTGGTATCTATGTTGTCTCAATAAAGTCTCTTCTTAGCAAAATTCCCAATAAAAAAAATTTACTTAAAAACATCTATAAACTTCAGAAAGAAAAGATAATAAACATAAAAACATTTGAAAAAAAACTTACAAAGCTAGGCTATGAACAAACAACAAGAGTTACACTACCTGGAGAATTTACAATAAAGGGAGAAGTAATAGATATATACTCATTTGACAAGACAGAACCAATAAGAATTTCTCTAAATTCTGACAAAATAGAAGAAATAAAAGCATTTAATCCTTTTACTCAACTAAAAGAAGGAAATGAACTTTCTGGATTTGAAATCATACCTAAGAAGGAAATTATATGGGACGATTTAAACATAAACAAATTAAGGCAACAAATAAAAGAAAATGAACATAAAGAATTATTTGAAGATATTAAAACAAAACATAATGCAAAGACAGAAGAAATTTTTTATTCATTAATAGGAGATACATACTTAAGTCAAGAAATAAAGAAAGATACTCCTATTATTAACTTCGAGCTCTCAAACTTTCAAGAAGAGATAAAAAAAATTCATAAAGAACATGAAAAGCTTTACAGTCAAGCAATAGAAGCGGGCAGGAAAACAATTGCACCAAAAGAAATTTTCATCAATCCAAAAGATTTAAAATTAGAAACCAATATTTTCTTCTCAAGCCCTGAAAATGTTCAAACAGAAGAATTCATAGAATTTCAAATTGAAAGCGAGCGTTGTTTTTTTTCAAACATTATACTTGCAAAAAACGAAATAAATAACTGGCTAAAAGACGGGTTTAGAGTAATCATTGCAGCAGAATCTAGGTCACAAAAAGAAAAACTAAAATATCTCTTCAAAGACCTTCCAAAAATAAAAATTGAGGTTCTAAAAATATCTAGTTCCCTTATAATTAACACAGAAAAAATAGCCATTATTCTTGAATCTGATATATTTAATAGAAAACAAAAAATAAATAAAGATTTTGAATCATCAAAAACAAAAATTATTGATTCATTTGTTGAAGTTGAAAAAAATAGTCATGTTGTACATATAAATCATGGAATTGGGATATTCAGGCAGGTAAAAAGAATAAAAACAAGTTTCCTTGAAAAAGACTACATTGAAATTGAATATGCCGATAATGAGAAATTATTTATCCCAATTGAACAAACACATCTTATTCAAAAATATATTGGAAATAATACTCAAAACATAAAATTAGATAAAATTAGTTCAAAAACATGGGAAAAGAAAAAAGCTTATACAAAAAAAAGAATTGATGAAATAGCAGATAAACTTGTCTCACTTTATTCCGAAAGAGAAAGCATTAAAGGATTTAAGTATCCTAAAGATAACGAATGGCAATTATTATTTGAGTCAGAATTTCCATATGATGAAACCCCAGATCAATTAACTGCAATAGAAGAAATCAAAAAAGACATGATGAGCTTTAAAGTAATGGATAGACTTTTATGCGGTGATGTTGGCTTTGGTAAAACTGAGGTAGCAATGAGAGCAGCATTTAAAGCTGTAATGAGTAAGAAACAAGTAGCAATACTTTCTCCAACAACAATTCTAACAGAACAACACTTTAATACATTTAAACGAAGATTTAAAAATTTTCCAATCAAAATTGCAATGATGAGCAGATTTATAAAAAAATCAAAAGAAAGAGAAATTATTAAGAAACTAGCTTTAGGAGAAATTGACATAATAATTGGAACACACAAAATACTATCTAAGAACTTAATATATAAAGACTTAGGACTCATCATAATTGATGAGGAGCAAAGATTTGGGGTTAGAGAAAAAGAAAAACTAAAAGAAATCAAGGTGTCTGTTGACTGCCTCTCGCTATCAGCAACTCCAATTCCAAGATCTCTTCATATGTCATTAATCAAACTAAGAGACATCTCTGTTTTAAAAATTCCACCCAAAAATAGAATTAAAATAGAAACTTATGTAGAAGAATTTAACGAAGCTTTAATTAAACATGCAATTGAAAATGAACTTTCCCGAGACGGGCAAGTCTTCTTTGTACATCATAATATTAAAGAACTAGACTCAATAAAAGTCATTTTAGAAAAAATAATCCCCTATGCAAGAATAGCAACCATTCATGCAAAGCTTACTGGTGACCAAATTGAAAATATTATGCATGATTTTATAAACAAATCATACCAAATACTCCTAGCAACAACAATAATTGAGAATGGAATCGACATTGAAAATGCAAATACAATAATAATTAACAATGCTAATAGATTCGGTCTCTCTCAACTATACCAACTAAAGGGAAGAGTAGGAAGAAGCTCACAAAAAGCTTTTGCTTATCTTTTATATAAAGAAAACTCAAGTTTAAATGAAAATGCTATTGAAAGATTACGGTCAATATCTGAATTTTCAGATCTAGGAGCCGGATTTAAAATCGCAATGAAAGACATGGAAATAAGAGGTGTTGGGAATTTACTTGGAAGAGAACAACATGGAGAAATTGAATCTATTGGACTAGATTATTATTCAACAATGCTAAACAAAGCAATTGAACAGAGAATGGGCAAGAGTTCTCAGGAAAACGAAATCACTATTGAAATTAACTATAATGGATTCATTCCCGATAGCTATGTAGATAACGAGCAAGATAAGATATTAATTTATAAAAAAATCTCAGGAATTCAGAGTGAGGAAGAAAATAAAAAAATAAGAGCTGAAATTTATGACCGATTTGGGTCCATTCCTAAAGAATTAAATACCCTACTTACACTAGCAGAAATAAAAACACTTGCAAAAAAGTTTAATATCTTAAGTCTTAAAGAAAGAAATGAATTACTAGAAATTGAATATTCAAACACAGAAAGCATTCCTATCAAAAAAGTGATGGAAATCATAAAAGACAATCCTACCACACTCAAAATAAATCCAAAATATCAAAACTCAATTTTTCTAAATCTTAATAATAATAAAGAATCAGATAAAATTAACTACATATACAAGAATCTAAACTTATTATTATAA
- a CDS encoding acetate kinase, producing the protein MKILTLNTGSSSLKFTLYEYESKQILVSGTIEKIKERESITKIKTKDGLSEKTDTGIKSHREALKQLVKILTNKELKILDNLDEIQAIGHRIVHGGPNFKKSAILNENILAELKKISELAPLHNPTAIKVIEATLKIFPSAKQALCFDTSWHQTMHTSAFLYAIPYSWYKDYNIRKYGFHGLSYSYITKRVSTILKKPARDLNLIILHLGNGSSINAVKGGLSYDTSMGLTPLEGLVMGTRSGDIDPSIIPLMSKLLNRTTKEIEKVLNNESGMLGISCKSNDLRDIWEEVENNDYNSKLAVETMAYRIKKYIGSYLAILDFNIDAIVFTAGIGVTDYGIRELALKGFEKIGIEIDPKKNNLARTKNVESDISSAKSKTKILIIPTNEELTILEDTYNLILKNE; encoded by the coding sequence ATGAAAATATTAACACTTAACACAGGAAGTTCCTCATTAAAATTTACACTTTACGAGTATGAAAGCAAACAAATATTAGTATCTGGAACAATTGAAAAAATAAAAGAAAGAGAATCAATAACTAAAATTAAGACTAAAGACGGATTATCAGAAAAAACAGATACTGGGATTAAATCACATAGAGAAGCATTAAAACAATTGGTTAAGATTTTAACAAACAAGGAATTAAAAATTCTAGACAATTTAGATGAAATTCAAGCAATAGGACACAGAATTGTACACGGAGGTCCAAATTTTAAAAAATCAGCGATACTTAATGAAAATATCTTAGCAGAATTAAAAAAAATATCTGAACTTGCACCTCTTCACAATCCAACCGCAATCAAAGTAATAGAAGCAACACTTAAAATATTTCCAAGTGCAAAGCAGGCTCTATGTTTTGATACATCATGGCATCAAACTATGCATACAAGTGCATTTTTATATGCTATTCCGTATTCCTGGTATAAAGATTACAACATTAGAAAATACGGATTTCACGGATTATCATATTCATATATAACAAAAAGAGTTTCTACAATACTCAAAAAACCCGCTAGAGATTTAAATTTAATAATACTGCATTTAGGCAATGGATCAAGCATCAATGCCGTTAAAGGTGGCTTATCATATGATACAAGTATGGGACTTACTCCACTTGAAGGTCTTGTAATGGGAACAAGAAGTGGCGACATAGACCCTTCAATTATTCCTTTAATGAGTAAGCTACTAAACAGAACAACAAAAGAGATAGAAAAAGTTCTTAATAATGAAAGCGGCATGCTTGGAATATCCTGTAAGTCAAATGATTTAAGAGATATTTGGGAAGAAGTAGAAAATAATGATTACAATTCTAAACTTGCAGTTGAGACAATGGCATATAGAATAAAAAAATATATTGGCTCTTATCTAGCAATTCTGGACTTTAACATAGATGCAATAGTTTTTACAGCTGGTATTGGCGTCACAGACTATGGAATAAGAGAACTAGCATTAAAAGGATTTGAAAAAATAGGAATCGAAATAGACCCTAAAAAAAATAATCTAGCCAGAACAAAAAATGTAGAATCTGATATTTCAAGTGCAAAAAGTAAAACAAAAATACTCATAATCCCAACAAACGAAGAATTAACTATTCTTGAAGATACTTATAACTTAATCTTAAAAAACGAATAA
- a CDS encoding M18 family aminopeptidase, giving the protein MMNDQTLDISYFQNLLDKSLTPYHLVNYIEQKLVHYLNARELRLDDKWKLETGYYYIKKEGTTLIAFSINTDKIHEPFLIAGAHSDSPGLKLKIESIENKGNVFSNHIEVYGGPIISTWTDRDLTLAGIVYFNKDGLINSELITIENIGIIPNVAIHLNRKTNEGFAYDTHENIVIITSLKKSIKEIILDKLNILEKDFLSCDLIFTASEASKIIGSEGEFLASKNLDNKSGCHAIMNAFVHTHNNQNKVAVFFDNEEIGSLTSRGADSQLLTEVLERIDYALNLGREEHLIKLNKSFHISMDGAHGIHPGYKDKHDPKYAVRLGKGVTIKSNANFKYATTANGCAKLKSLAMKNNIKVQEIILKANVNAGTTIGPIANAQTGIETIDIGTPMWAMHSLRETIAISDHIEAIKLIRAFFENWN; this is encoded by the coding sequence ATAATGAATGACCAAACCCTAGATATATCATATTTTCAGAACTTATTAGATAAAAGCTTAACTCCTTATCATTTAGTAAACTACATTGAGCAAAAATTAGTACATTACCTTAACGCTCGGGAATTAAGACTTGATGATAAATGGAAATTAGAAACAGGCTATTACTACATCAAAAAAGAAGGCACAACTCTTATTGCGTTTAGTATTAACACCGATAAAATACACGAACCATTCTTAATAGCAGGAGCACACTCTGATAGTCCTGGATTAAAACTTAAAATAGAATCTATAGAGAACAAAGGCAATGTATTTTCAAATCACATCGAAGTTTATGGAGGTCCTATTATTTCAACTTGGACTGACAGAGATTTAACCTTGGCAGGAATTGTATACTTTAATAAAGATGGACTGATTAATTCCGAACTTATAACAATCGAAAACATTGGGATTATTCCAAATGTTGCAATTCACTTAAACCGAAAAACTAATGAAGGATTTGCATATGACACCCATGAAAACATTGTAATTATTACAAGTCTTAAAAAAAGTATTAAAGAAATAATTCTGGACAAACTCAATATATTGGAAAAAGATTTCTTGTCTTGCGATTTAATCTTCACAGCATCTGAGGCTTCTAAAATCATAGGTAGCGAGGGTGAATTTTTAGCATCAAAAAATCTTGACAATAAATCTGGATGTCATGCTATCATGAATGCATTCGTTCATACACACAACAATCAAAATAAAGTAGCTGTGTTTTTCGATAATGAAGAGATTGGATCTTTAACTTCAAGAGGAGCTGATTCACAACTATTAACAGAAGTACTAGAAAGAATTGATTATGCTTTAAATTTGGGAAGAGAAGAACACTTGATTAAATTAAACAAATCATTCCACATTTCAATGGATGGTGCACATGGAATTCATCCAGGATATAAAGACAAACATGACCCAAAATATGCAGTAAGGTTAGGAAAAGGTGTAACTATTAAAAGCAATGCTAATTTTAAATATGCAACAACAGCAAATGGATGTGCAAAACTTAAATCATTAGCTATGAAAAATAATATTAAAGTTCAAGAAATAATATTAAAAGCAAATGTTAATGCTGGAACTACAATTGGCCCTATTGCAAACGCCCAAACAGGTATTGAAACCATAGATATTGGAACTCCAATGTGGGCAATGCACTCTTTAAGAGAAACAATTGCAATATCAGACCACATAGAGGCAATCAAATTAATCAGAGCATTTTTTGAAAATTGGAATTAA
- the rnmV gene encoding ribonuclease M5 encodes MLKIIKEIIVVEGKDDAKRIKGLFKCTVVETGGLYLKSDTINMLKRAIETNGIIIFTDSDKAGDLIRKQILKRTKHLNKDNIKHAHLESKNKEVEESSMLEITKVLTKVATFSNETLKEDLTLYDLIELGLTGSQSRKIREKIQKHFQLGNGNNKKLLERINYFKIKRKEIEEIIYSIKTPPEGFEPPT; translated from the coding sequence ATTCTGAAAATAATAAAAGAAATAATTGTAGTTGAGGGAAAAGATGATGCTAAGAGAATAAAAGGACTATTTAAGTGTACTGTAGTTGAAACTGGTGGGCTCTATCTTAAATCAGATACTATCAACATGCTAAAGCGAGCAATAGAAACAAATGGAATAATTATTTTCACTGACAGCGATAAGGCTGGAGATTTAATTAGAAAACAAATACTTAAAAGAACAAAACATTTAAATAAAGACAATATTAAGCATGCACATCTTGAAAGTAAAAATAAAGAAGTTGAAGAATCCTCTATGCTTGAAATAACAAAAGTACTGACAAAGGTAGCTACTTTTTCTAATGAAACACTTAAAGAAGATTTAACCTTATATGATTTAATAGAACTTGGACTTACAGGAAGTCAATCTAGGAAAATAAGAGAAAAAATACAAAAACACTTTCAACTAGGAAATGGTAATAACAAAAAACTACTTGAAAGGATTAACTATTTTAAAATTAAACGCAAAGAAATAGAAGAAATAATCTATTCAATTAAAACTCCCCCAGAAGGATTTGAACCTCCGACCTAG
- a CDS encoding LysM peptidoglycan-binding domain-containing protein translates to MIMPFKILELRRNIKYLIFEIKGLSIFFWIISSLSLYANFKHEVVKGDTLYSISLKYKIPIKDLKRINNLSSDSIKLGHVLIIPSSSDEHKIVKEKRVERHKVSNNSSGTKIHIVKEDDTIESIAKKYGIKEKELLAWNNLRFKQLKVASKLIVDEPDFLKPYVVKKGDSLSKLALDFDISVENIIRLNSLENQNLIIGQKLYLKKASGDVNFHYVKRGETLGKISYIYGVTSKHLVNLNGEKAINLKADSILEVSRIIEESLLGAKDARPKIEKSGSADCMLHKVSVGETLYSIARKYGVLLEELKEWNNLSGNKIAHKQELKIYDNRKESNIASKDLRESVEKDSNSGSKVRALANIPSAKNKKLDLNFSNVLGRRDSFDISSLVVLDPKIPIFEVNGDFYYWYKPKKISQPSEFYSEDWRSPLNAYKKASQLFKSFENLVKSRPVKNNKLKKKLVIIDPGHGGLDPGAIVKAKDGLGNEIFVVEDEYVYDIALRLYVYLKEYGANVELTILAPDHLIRDSVSANNTFVNVKNEVYNDYDLNKNDTVDSWISGTQEGLKKRLAVVRKFVNKYKDIQEKDILYISLHADNSVGAPRSMGFYYQHEEGKNTDTHSKTVVEKITQGFKRSFYIKGQNLYVLKNNIVKTRFLVEVRNLAFDEEAWAIRSAKLRDQDSRILADAILKVLS, encoded by the coding sequence ATGATTATGCCGTTCAAAATACTGGAATTAAGGAGAAATATTAAGTACTTAATTTTTGAAATTAAAGGACTTAGTATTTTTTTTTGGATAATAAGTTCTTTAAGTTTATATGCCAATTTTAAACATGAAGTGGTTAAAGGGGATACTTTATATTCTATTTCTCTTAAATATAAAATTCCAATAAAAGACCTTAAAAGGATAAATAATCTTAGTTCTGATAGTATTAAATTGGGACATGTATTAATTATTCCAAGTTCTTCCGATGAGCATAAAATTGTTAAGGAGAAGCGAGTTGAAAGACATAAGGTTAGTAATAATAGTTCTGGTACAAAAATTCATATTGTTAAAGAAGATGATACTATTGAGAGCATAGCAAAGAAATATGGAATTAAAGAAAAGGAATTACTTGCTTGGAATAATTTGAGATTTAAACAACTTAAGGTCGCCTCTAAACTAATTGTAGATGAACCTGATTTTTTAAAGCCATATGTGGTTAAAAAGGGGGATTCGCTTTCCAAGTTAGCTCTGGATTTTGATATTAGTGTTGAAAATATTATAAGACTCAATTCCTTAGAGAATCAAAATTTAATAATAGGGCAGAAATTATATTTAAAGAAGGCTTCTGGTGATGTTAATTTTCATTATGTAAAGAGGGGTGAAACTCTTGGTAAGATTTCATATATTTATGGCGTTACCTCAAAGCATCTCGTTAATCTTAATGGAGAGAAAGCAATAAATTTAAAGGCAGATTCAATTTTAGAGGTTTCAAGGATTATTGAAGAAAGTTTGTTAGGTGCTAAGGATGCGAGGCCAAAGATAGAAAAGAGTGGTAGTGCAGATTGTATGTTACATAAGGTATCTGTTGGAGAAACATTGTATAGTATTGCCCGTAAATATGGAGTTTTGCTTGAAGAACTTAAAGAATGGAATAATTTAAGTGGTAATAAAATTGCTCACAAACAAGAACTTAAAATTTATGACAATCGCAAAGAATCTAATATTGCTAGTAAAGATTTAAGGGAATCTGTGGAGAAAGATAGTAATTCTGGGAGTAAAGTTAGAGCGCTTGCAAATATTCCTTCTGCTAAGAATAAAAAATTAGATTTAAACTTTTCCAATGTTTTGGGCAGGAGAGATTCTTTTGATATTAGCTCTTTAGTTGTTCTGGATCCTAAAATACCTATATTTGAAGTTAATGGAGATTTTTATTATTGGTATAAACCTAAAAAAATAAGTCAACCAAGTGAATTTTATTCAGAGGATTGGCGCTCACCTCTTAATGCTTATAAGAAAGCAAGTCAGCTTTTTAAAAGTTTTGAAAATCTTGTAAAATCTAGACCAGTTAAGAATAATAAACTTAAAAAAAAGCTAGTAATTATTGACCCTGGTCATGGAGGACTTGACCCTGGTGCTATTGTTAAGGCTAAAGATGGTCTTGGTAATGAAATTTTTGTTGTTGAAGATGAATATGTTTATGATATTGCCTTAAGGCTTTATGTGTATCTTAAAGAGTATGGAGCTAATGTTGAGCTTACTATTTTAGCTCCCGATCATTTAATTAGAGATAGTGTGTCTGCTAATAATACATTTGTTAATGTTAAGAATGAAGTTTATAATGATTATGATTTAAATAAGAATGATACAGTTGATTCTTGGATAAGTGGAACTCAAGAGGGTTTAAAGAAAAGGCTAGCTGTTGTACGTAAATTTGTAAATAAATATAAAGATATTCAGGAAAAAGATATCCTCTATATTAGCTTGCATGCCGATAATAGTGTTGGGGCACCTCGGAGCATGGGTTTTTATTATCAACATGAAGAAGGGAAGAATACAGATACGCATTCTAAGACTGTTGTTGAAAAAATAACACAGGGATTTAAGAGAAGTTTTTACATCAAGGGGCAAAACCTTTATGTCTTAAAAAATAATATTGTTAAAACTAGATTTTTGGTTGAAGTTAGGAATTTAGCATTTGATGAGGAAGCTTGGGCAATTAGGTCTGCTAAGCTTAGAGATCAAGATTCCAGGATACTTGCTGATGCTATTTTGAAGGTCTTGTCTTAA